The Acropora muricata isolate sample 2 chromosome 7, ASM3666990v1, whole genome shotgun sequence genomic interval aaatctcggtaaagcttaccagtcaatgggtgacttccgaaaagctattaaatatcatgaagaacatttgaaaatttcaacagaaatcgatgatcgggccggagaaggagtagcctatggaaatctcggtaatgcttaccggtcactaggtgactatcaaaaggcccttgagtatcatgaaaaacgtttgaaaattgcaaaagaaatcggtgatcgggccggagaaggagtagcctatggaaatctcggtaatgcttaccggtcactgggtgactatcaaaaggccattgagtatcaggAAAAGTACTTGAAGATTgccaaagaaatcggtgatcgggccggagaaggaggagcctatcgAAAtatcggtattgcttaccagtcactgggtgagtaTCGAAAAGCCACTGGGTATtatgaaaaaggtttgaaaattgcaaaagaaatcggtgatcgggccggagaaggaaaaggctatggaaatctcggtaatgcttattggttagtgggtgactatcaaaaggccatcaaatatcatgaaaaagatttgaaaattgcaaaagaaatcggtgatcgggccggagaaggagtagcctatggaaatctcggtaatgcttaccagttactgggtgactatgaaaaggccattgagtataagaaaaatcatttaaaaattgcaaaagaaatcggtgatcgggccggagaaggaagaggctatggaaacctcggtaatgcttacaagtcactgggtgactatcgaaaatccactgggtatcatgaaaaaggtttgaaaattgcaaaagaaatcggtgatcggtccggagaaggagtagcctatggaaatctcggtaatgcttattggtcactgggtgactatcaaaaggccattgagtatcaggaaaagcatttgaaaattgctaaagaaatcggtgatcgggcccgagaaggaaaagcctatggaaatctccgTAATGCTTATTGGTCACTGGGTGTctatcgaaaagctattgaatatcatgcaaaacatttgaaaattgctgtAGAACACTGGGCGAAAACGTGGATTTGACAGAAGACAAATCTAACATAAATATGAATCAAGTACAACAATTAACATATTTGCATGTCTGCATTTGATTAATTAACAAATGTGATAATGATGCATTCGCCTTCAAGACAAATGTGTTACAAATTAAGTACAAATGTAAAATGTGTCAGGTTTGAAATGAGGACAAATGCGTGGAAAGTTCATATTTATCTACACAAAATCTCAATGAAATGTGAAGCAAATTTGATACTTGTCAAAGAAATCCAACATTACCACCCACCTTAAATAATTTTACTATTTGcacaaatttctttttccaCACCCAAATATTGAATAATTTTTCCCCCAGTTAGCATAGGTGTTTGCTTTtccgtatatatatatatatatataaatgtagcTAGTACTATGAGTTTTTAGCAAACATGTGGTGTCCTACAGCTATGTTCAAATCCAATGATAAGTACCTAATTCAGGACTGTAATAAATTTATTGGGTCATA includes:
- the LOC136922810 gene encoding tetratricopeptide repeat protein 28-like yields the protein MDGKAGKEKASNNPGTGLHKWGELGKAIECHEKDLEIAVKTGDRAREGNAYGNLGNAYRLLGNFRRAIEYYEKNLRLALEIGDRAGEGEAYGNLGCAYDSIGDFHKAIEYHEKYLKIAIEIGDLDGKGRAIGGLGNAYDSLGDFQKAIEYHENALKIAKEMDDPEGEGVAYGNLGNAFFSLADFRKSVECHEKHLKIAMEIGLLGGEGTAYGNIGNAYHALADFQKAIEYHQRALKTAIEIADREGEGLAYGNLGNACNSLGDFLKALNYHERHLKIAREIGLRAGEGTAYGNLGYTYHSLGDFRKAIEYHEKDLKIAVEIGDRAGEGTAHGNLGKAYQSMGDFRKAIKYHEEHLKISTEIDDRAGEGVAYGNLGNAYRSLGDYQKALEYHEKRLKIAKEIGDRAGEGVAYGNLGNAYRSLGDYQKAIEYQEKYLKIAKEIGDRAGEGGAYRNIGIAYQSLGEYRKATGYYEKGLKIAKEIGDRAGEGKGYGNLGNAYWLVGDYQKAIKYHEKDLKIAKEIGDRAGEGVAYGNLGNAYQLLGDYEKAIEYKKNHLKIAKEIGDRAGEGRGYGNLGNAYKSLGDYRKSTGYHEKGLKIAKEIGDRSGEGVAYGNLGNAYWSLGDYQKAIEYQEKHLKIAKEIGDRAREGKAYGNLRNAYWSLGVYRKAIEYHAKHLKIAVEHWAKTWI